The DNA window GGCCGGGCCAGCGCCCCGCCGCATATCGCAGCACAAAAACTGCTATGGCTTGGCCGTAGCGAGCTGGCTTTCGGTTTCGGCCATCAATGCAGCGGTACTGTATTCCAGCGCATTGGCGATCCTGAAGATGATCGCCAGCGTGGGCATGTGCTCACCGCGTTCGACCTTGCCCAAATGGGAACGCTCGATGCTGGCCAGATTCGCCAGCGACTCCTGTGCGATGCCTCGTCCTGTGCGCAGCGCACGCACCGCAGCGCCGAAGGCTTTCGCCAGTTCGGCATCGTAGGTGGTGACGCCGGCCGGTCGGCCGGGCTGAACTGAGCGCTTCTGCATCGACAGAAGCGTC is part of the Simplicispira sp. 125 genome and encodes:
- a CDS encoding helix-turn-helix transcriptional regulator, with the protein product MQKRSVQPGRPAGVTTYDAELAKAFGAAVRALRTGRGIAQESLANLASIERSHLGKVERGEHMPTLAIIFRIANALEYSTAALMAETESQLATAKP